The following proteins are encoded in a genomic region of Elusimicrobiota bacterium:
- the hemB gene encoding porphobilinogen synthase, which produces MSFPVTRPRRLRSSPALRALIRETDLTAKDFVLPLFIRPGKGEKRPISSMPGHYQYSVDMAVKAADAAVREGIPGLILFGIPDKKDGKASGAYADDGIVQNAVKAIKDKHPNLLMIADLCFCEYTDHGHCGVVKDGKVLNDPTLALSAKTAASQAKAGFDVIAPSGMMDGQVAAIRKSLDEHGYGDTPILAYAAKYASAFYGPFREAAESPPSFGDRSSYQMDPANFDEAMREVALDVEEGADMVMVKPALPYLDVLKAVKVRFGLPTSAYQVSGEFAMIKAAAANGWVDERKMALESLTSIKRAGADFILTYYALEAAKWLA; this is translated from the coding sequence ATGAGCTTCCCCGTCACGCGCCCTCGCCGCCTGCGTTCCAGCCCCGCCCTTCGCGCCCTGATCCGGGAGACGGATCTCACCGCCAAGGACTTCGTGCTCCCCCTGTTCATCCGCCCCGGCAAGGGGGAGAAGCGCCCGATCTCGTCGATGCCCGGCCACTACCAGTACTCGGTGGACATGGCGGTCAAGGCTGCCGACGCCGCCGTGCGCGAGGGCATCCCGGGCCTGATCCTGTTCGGCATCCCCGACAAGAAGGACGGCAAGGCCAGCGGCGCCTACGCCGACGACGGCATCGTGCAGAACGCGGTGAAGGCGATCAAGGACAAGCACCCGAACCTGCTGATGATCGCCGACCTGTGCTTCTGCGAGTACACCGACCACGGCCACTGCGGCGTCGTCAAGGACGGCAAGGTGCTCAACGACCCGACCTTGGCGCTCTCCGCGAAGACCGCCGCCTCGCAGGCGAAGGCCGGCTTCGACGTCATCGCGCCCTCGGGCATGATGGACGGCCAGGTCGCGGCGATCCGCAAGTCCCTCGACGAGCACGGCTACGGCGATACGCCCATACTCGCGTACGCGGCCAAGTACGCGAGCGCCTTTTACGGGCCCTTCCGCGAGGCCGCCGAGTCCCCGCCCAGCTTCGGCGACCGTTCGAGCTATCAGATGGACCCGGCCAACTTCGACGAGGCGATGCGCGAGGTGGCGCTCGACGTCGAGGAGGGGGCGGACATGGTGATGGTCAAGCCCGCCTTGCCCTATCTCGACGTGCTGAAAGCGGTGAAGGTCCGGTTCGGCCTGCCCACCTCGGCCTATCAGGTGTCGGGCGAGTTCGCGATGATCAAGGCCGCGGCCGCCAACGGTTGGGTCGACGAGCGGAAGATGGCCCTGGAGTCGCTGACGTCGATCAAGCGCGCCGGCGCCGACTTCATCCTGACCTATTACGCCCTGGAGGCCGCCAAATGGCTCGCCTGA
- the hemL gene encoding glutamate-1-semialdehyde 2,1-aminomutase produces the protein MKKIFARARQSLVGGVNSPVRAFKSVGGTPLFVNSGSGAYLKADDGREYLDFCLSWGPLMFGHARRELVRAAQDAVARGSTFGAATQAEVNLAERIKKALPSIELLRMTSSGTEAGMSAARAARAFTGRDLIIKFAGCYHGHFDSLLVAAGSGATTLGVPDSAGVPKSFAATTVVVPFNDLTAVENAFKKNKGKIAAIFVEPIPANMGVVFPAKGFLEGLRRITKREKALLIFDEVITGFRVCYGGAQTLYKIKPDLTVLGKIIGGGMPMGAYGGRRDVMSVISPEGPAYQAGTLSGNPVAVAAGTAMLDLLHSESPYKRMAQLADYMCEGLRRASLRAGVPLRIQSIGSMFTPFFLEGEVTDYASAMKADKAAYGRYFHGMIERGVYLPPAQWEAAFVSYAHTEKDLNFAIGAASEALKEI, from the coding sequence ATGAAGAAGATCTTCGCCCGCGCGCGCCAGTCGCTCGTCGGCGGCGTCAACTCGCCGGTGCGCGCCTTCAAGTCGGTCGGCGGCACGCCGCTGTTCGTCAACTCGGGGTCCGGGGCGTACCTCAAGGCCGACGACGGCCGCGAGTACCTCGACTTCTGCCTGTCGTGGGGTCCTCTGATGTTCGGCCACGCCCGGCGCGAGCTCGTGCGGGCGGCGCAGGACGCGGTCGCCCGCGGCTCGACGTTCGGCGCGGCGACGCAGGCCGAGGTGAACCTGGCGGAGCGCATCAAGAAGGCGCTGCCGTCGATCGAGCTGCTGCGCATGACCAGTTCCGGGACCGAGGCGGGAATGAGCGCGGCGCGCGCCGCGCGCGCGTTCACCGGCCGCGACCTGATCATCAAGTTCGCGGGCTGCTACCATGGACATTTCGACAGCCTGCTGGTCGCGGCCGGCTCCGGCGCGACGACTTTGGGGGTGCCGGACTCCGCGGGGGTGCCGAAGTCCTTCGCGGCGACGACTGTTGTCGTGCCGTTTAACGATTTAACGGCGGTGGAGAACGCGTTCAAGAAAAACAAAGGGAAGATCGCGGCCATCTTCGTCGAGCCCATTCCCGCGAACATGGGAGTCGTCTTTCCGGCGAAGGGCTTCCTGGAAGGCCTGCGACGCATCACCAAGCGCGAGAAGGCCTTGTTGATTTTCGACGAGGTCATCACCGGCTTTCGTGTCTGCTACGGCGGCGCGCAGACCCTCTACAAGATCAAGCCCGACCTCACCGTGCTCGGCAAGATCATCGGCGGCGGCATGCCGATGGGCGCCTACGGCGGCCGGCGCGACGTCATGTCGGTGATCTCTCCCGAGGGTCCGGCGTACCAGGCCGGGACCTTGTCGGGCAACCCGGTCGCGGTCGCGGCCGGCACGGCGATGCTCGACCTGCTCCACTCCGAGTCGCCGTACAAGCGCATGGCCCAGCTCGCCGACTACATGTGCGAGGGCCTGCGGCGCGCGTCGCTGCGCGCGGGCGTGCCCCTGCGCATCCAGTCCATCGGCTCGATGTTCACCCCGTTCTTCCTCGAGGGCGAGGTCACCGACTACGCCTCGGCGATGAAGGCCGACAAGGCGGCCTATGGGCGCTACTTCCACGGCATGA